GTCCCTTATGTCGCGTCGCGGGGGCAGTGAAACGTGACATGAGGTACAGGAACGCGGAAGTGCCCGTGTGGTGCAAGTGATTAGCTGTACCTATACTTTTCCATGTCATGTGACTGCCTGCGTCGTTCGCGTTCCGCCCGCCGCTAGTGCACTCACGAGTTAGGCACGCGTCTCGCGCATAACACTGCCCGCCTCTGACCGATCTCGACCCTCTGCAGCCTACAGGCAACAAGGCAGCCTCCGACTTTGCAATCTTGCTTGCCACGTCGACAGAGCTCGATGTGCACGCAGTGGCTTCCACCACCCTCTTGCTATAAAATCTGCCGCAACTGATCGATATACCCCCGGTTGCTTTGGACCGCTCCTCGGTACACACGACCATGGGTgacgtcgccagcgccggcttGTTCGCCGAATGCGCGATTGCCTTTGTGCCGAGCAGCACACTGGCACCCAAACTTATCTCTGACGTGAGCGACAAACCTCATGCCCGCCGAATATGGTGCCTCGAGTGAGGGCCCCGGTCAAATGCTAACTAACACGTACGAATCTCTAGCTGTCGCTCATCCTCGAGGAGAATGGCGCAACGATCCGCGAgccgcgacgcgacggcTCGATCCCCATCGAGCGGGTCACGCACGTCGTTTCCAATACCATCGACTTCCCGCAATATGTCGAGTCCCAGGCGGTCATGATCCCTGTGGTCACGATGCAGTGGATTACACAATcggtcgcgcggcggcggctcgcccaAGTGCGACCGTACTCGCCCGACCCGCGCATGATATTCgcagaggtggtggtgacgtgCGCCGGCCTCCCCGTCATGGACAAGGAGAGCATCCtgggcgccgtcatggcgcTCGGCGGACAGGAGTCCAAGGACCCAAGCCGGTTGACGACGCACATTTGCGCGCTGACCACGGACGATCCTAAAGTCCAAGCCGCCACAGGGAGGGGATTCAAAGGCAAGGTGGTTTTGCCACATTGGTGAGCGCATCTCTTTGCAAGTTCCGGTTGAGGCGCTTGGGCTCTGCTAGAGCAACACGCTGATTGTTTGTAGGTTTGATGCGTGCTTCAAGCTTGGCAAGCGCATCGACGAAGCTCCGTACCTCCTACCGGATCCTGATATCCTCAAGATGAACCCGGAAGACGAGCTCGACATCCCTGTGAacgacgccctcgatggTGCCACGTCGGTAAACCCGCAGTggacgccgctgcccgaAAACGAAGAAGGCCAGCGTGCACCCTGCACCGTCTTTCAGGATCGCAAGGTCCTCTTGGCCAAGGACCTGGGCATCAATGCCCGTCTCACCAAGACACTCAGGGAGATTATCGACAACGGCGGTGGCAGAGTCGTTCAAGAGGTTAACGATTGCGACATGTTCATCTGCCAGTATCGTCATGGCGCTCAGTATGTGCAAGCCTCCCAGTCCTGCAAGGAGGTTGGCAGCTTGTCTTGGCTCTTCTACCTGATCGTCCACAACGAGTGGCGCAACCCGCTACACCGACTGTTACACTATCCCATTCCTAAAGACGGCATCGAGGGATTCAAGGACCTGCGCATCACTGTGTCCAATtacggcggcgaggcgcgcatCTACCTGGAGAATCTCATCCGAGCCTGCGGCGCCGAATTCACCAAGACGATGAAACAGGACAACACTCATTTGATTACGGCACGGAACTCGAGTGAAAAGTGCAAGGCCGCTCCCGAATGgggtgtcgccgtcgtcaatcACCTCTGGATCGAGGAGAGCTACGCCAAGTGCGAGAAACGCAACATCAACATAGCCAAGTACAACCACTTCCCGCACCGAACGAATCTAGGCGAGATTATCGGTCAAACCTTTCTTGAGGAGTCGAGACTGCGGGACATGTATTAtcccggcggcgaagagtccatgtcgccgcgAGCCAAGCGGAAACGCAAaatcctcgaggccgccgaagATAATGCCTACCACAGAGGCCCTGCAGAGGGCGTCACCATCGGCCAGCACGACCAGGAGCGCAACTTTGACGTGATGCGGGACGTGGATGACAAGAACACAAAGTCCGAGGTCGGCAGCTCCGTCAAGACTCCGGCAAGATCGCGACACCTGACGTCCGGGAAGGAGAACGACAGCCCTAGCGTCTCCGGAAGCCGCAGCGCCAAGGCCAAAGCGCGGGACTTGCTGCAGCACATCGCACCGGATATTGCACTGTacgaaaaggaaaagaagcgGCACGGCAAGTCGGGCGCGCCGTGGGGAGGCAAGCGGGCGGCGGATCAGGCCGAGAAGGACAAGGCGGgcaagacggcgaggaacgatgaggacgacgatgaagaagcCAAGCGACCGACCAAGAGGTCTCGGCCATCGCTCCCCGAGGTCGAGATGCGCATCGTCGTGACCGGCTTTAAGCGATGGGTAGGCGACAGGAGCAAAGAGGACCAAGACCGGGTAAGCAACGTGTTTGGCTCTCTTGGGTACAAATCTATGGATGCTGACTCTAGACGCAGAGAAAACTTCGTGACATGGGTATACAGATTGTACAGCAGGGCCAACCTTGCGACTTtgtcgcggcgccgtgcgTCATGCGGACCGTTAAATTCTTGTGCGCGCTGTCGCGGGGCGCACGAGTGCTGTCTACGGATTATATCGAGGCGGCGATCGACTCCGGGGAGATGCCGTCTTCGGACGACTTCCTTTTGAAGGACcccgcggcggagaagaagtaCGACATGAAGCTCGAGAGatcgtcctcgagggccaAATCGAACAAGGGAAGGCTGCTTCAGGGCATCCCCATCTATTGCACCGAGAAGATCCGCAACGGGCCCGACAGCTACCGCTCCATCGCCGAAGTCAACGGAGCCATCTTCAAGATATACCGCGCACGGAGCGGCACGACCATCaagcccacgacggcggaggaggatggtggtgcgCCGCCCGAACCCGTGTACCTCCTGAGCGGCAATACGCCCGAGGAGAAGCAAGTCTGGTCCAGGTTCATCGAGATGGCGGAGAGCGGTCATATGGAGCCCCGAATCGTGGCGCCGGACTGGCTCCTggacgtggccatggcgcagcAGGTGCGATACGACGAGAAATACCTGGTGGAGAACTCCCCCGCCAAGTAGACAGGGCATCTACGTTTTTGAGGTCCGCTTTTCGAAGCATGTCATGACGGTGTTATGGAGTTGGCTGGAGagcgtggtggtgcttgCGCTCAGGGCTTTTGAGCATCTCTCTTTCTTCGCGTCTCAAACGCATGTAGGCAGCGTTGTGAGACAGGATGGCATCTCGGTGTAAGAGTGGTAGTTTGCAGCTAGCGTCGTGTTAAAAGAACTTGACACCCAGGGAGTCTTCTTGCCCGAATATTTGTGCCTTGCCGCGCTTGACCAGGACATTGAGGGCTTTGAGCAGGACCTCGCTGTCCATGCCGTGGAACTCTACCATAGACGTTAGTGCTGCGGGAGCAGACCTCAACGAGGTATGACGTGGCTGCAAACTCACCCGTTCCCCgcgtgccctcgccctcggtaAGCTCATAGACGGTCAGAACGCTGCCCTTTTGgcccgtctcctcgacgtaggcctcgacagcggcggcccaCTCCTCGGGCTTGCGCCAGTagatgaggacgacgtcACCTTCCCTgccggaggcggtggcgccggcgacacTGGCACTGGCACTGCCCCCCGACGAGCCGGAGGAGTAGAGGTACTCGGCGCGGCCGTCCTTGCGCATgaagtcgacgagctcgcggatGTCGgcggggccgaggcggcggtcgatGCGGCGGTTGCGAAAGAGGTccgagtcggcggcctcggagagggcgaggcggaagaggcggtggtggcgggcgtaggcgaggacgagggcggacCACTTTGTGAGCTGGgcgtggtgggtggtgaggTTGGTCTGGCGGGTGAAGAAGGCGGGGAAGTGGTACTCGCGGGGGAAGAtgaagggggagggggaggagggcgatgtcgatgagggcggcggtgcggcggtggtcgttgctgctgctgatgttgtcgttgttgttgatgatgatggcgctgCTACGACTGGAGGTAgtgccgccgaagacgacgtcgtgggCGGAGGGGACGGGCCGGAGAAGTcccggggaggaggaggagaggtagtgctggccgccatgccggTGCTGACCATGGCGTGGCGGGTGAGATTGAGTAAGGTACTACTATCTCTAGCCTGGTGAGGAAAGCCGCaagagtgagtgagtgagtgagtggtcGAGTGAGTGAGTTGAGCGATgtgcagtggtggtggtgtaaAGTGGAGCTGGCTGGTGGCATGAGCGCGCCCGCTCAATGAACGGATGACGCAGCAAACGGTCGCCAGGtgcctggccgcccgccctgctccAGCGATTAGCCATTGCCGTTgaccgcccccccccctaatAACTTCCTCCACCGAGTGCCTGATGCTACTAAGGCAcatactaagttactacaGTACAAAGCACAGTGCAGCGAGCAAGACACGGTCCAAGACAGCGACGGAAACAAATCCATGACCCTCTAGCGGAGAGACGAATTGAATGAATCGTCCGACAGCATTTCGATGGGCCACTGCTGCTCGCCGGACCAATCGACGGCTCGAGATATCGCagtgcctgggctgggctgggctgggctgcctgccgTGATGGTATTGTAAGATACAATTGACTAGCAGCGGGCCCTTCTTTATCGCGTCGCTGATGATAAGAACCGGCCACGACTGCGACACATCAGCCAATCAGCCGCCCCGCATAGACGGTGGAATCCCTATCAAGATTTCCCTCCAGAGTCAACGACGATGAACACCTGGAGTCTCCACAGCCCGCCTCCCGCATACGGCTTTGCCCGCTCGCGGTCATCTGGGGGGAAAAGGCGGCCCCCCGTTTGACGAGGCCCCTTGCGAGCCGAGCCGGGTGATGGCTGTataccaagtacgaagtgCTGTATTGTCCGAGTGTCCAACGAACCCGGACGAGCCCCGGAAATGCCACGACGGCGTAAACTTTTCGCCACAACCGGCaggcgtccgtccgtccatccagcACTGCCGTGTCAGCGTCCGCCCACAAGGCGATGCAATGACCAAACACCATGGGGGCGATAAGCGGCTCAACGGCACGGtcccggccccggcggcccaCCTCGAGACGGCAATCGTCCTTCTCCGCGGACCACCACATCGGCATCGCCCGGGAGGTGATTGGGTGCTGCCACTATCGGCCGGGGGAACGCCCCTTATCGTGCCCGTGTCGTTCGATCCTCGCGTGCTCACGGCGTGCTGCGCCTGGAGTATCCTACAAGCGTGTGAAGCCCGGGCGCGGACGTATCGAGCGTTCGAGGGCCGAAATGCCTTACTCCGCGGGGGCAACAGCCACCTGATAATCACGAGACAGTGAGACACCGTGACGCGAGAGAGGCATTTCGTCAGGTAGGGCCTgagccgagcgagcgggccCGGTATATACCTCGCCAACTCCCAGGGCGCGCGGGACCCCTTACACGTAGCCGGGAAATGGCGCCTTGACCTTCGTCTGGGCCCccccctcatcgccatctcGTTGCAGGTCTATCCGTGACGTGACCGAAGATGTCCCAGACGCCCGGTGTGAAGAgagtcgtggtggtgggcttggGCATGGTGGGCATTGCCTTCATGTAGGTTCTCATACTGGTCCAGTGCGATGACCATCCAGTAACGCGAGCGGCAGAGAGAAACTGCTCAAGTACGATGCCCGGACGCGCGAGTACAACGTCACGgtcctgggcgaggaggcgcatcTGGCGTACAACCGAGTCGGCCTGACGAGCTTCTTCGAGCACCGCAAGATCGAGAACCTGTACCTGAATCCCGCAGAATGGGTAAACGCTTCCCAGCCTACCACTCACTTGCTCCAATGCGGCCCGTGCTGATCTTCACGAATGTAGTACACGAGCGCCGGTAAAGACGCCTTGGGATACCTTGTCAACACCAAGGTCGTCGCAATCGACTCGACGGCTAAGACAGTCACCTGCGCCAACGGTGATGTGGTGTCCTacgacatcctcgtcctGGCGACGGGGTCCGACGCGATCCTCCCGCGGCAAACACCCGGACACGACGCCCGGGGCGTCTTCGTATATAGGACCATCGACGACCTGATAAGCCTCATTGACTTTGCCGGCACGAGAAAGGGCTCCGtcggggccgtcgtcggcggcggtctgCTGGGcttggaggcggccaaggccatgatggacCTCGAGTCGTTTGCGCAGGTCAAGCTCATTGAGCGGAACAAGTGGGTACTCAGCCggcagctggacgaggacgcggggGCCATGGTCGTCCAGCAGGTCAGGGACCTCGGCCTGGACGTGAAGCTCAGCAAGCGCGTGCACAAGATCAaggtggacgacgacaacggcgtgAGCGGGGTCGTGttcgaggacggcgaggagatGGACTGCTCGACCATTTGCTTCGCCATCGGCGTCCGCGCGAGGGACGACCTGGCTCGCAGCTCGGGCCTCGAGTgcgccgagcgcggcggcggcatcgtcgtgggcgacgacctgACCACGAGCCACCCAGACATCTACGCCATTGGCGAATGCGCGAGCTGGCAGGGTCAGACCTTTGGCCTCATTGCCCCCGGCGTGGAGATGGCCGACGTGCTCGCTTTCAACCTGACACAGGCCAAGCTTCACTCGCCGAGGGCCTTTAAGCGGCCGGATCTCAGCACCAAGCTCAagctgctgggcgtcgacgtcgccagcTTCGGGGATTTCTTCGCCGATCGGGACGGGCCGAAACAGTTACCTCCCAAGTACAAGAGGAGGTTGaaggacggcgcgggcgctggacTTCCTCCCGAGACACCGACGGTCAAGACGCTCACATACAAGGACCCGTTCCAGAACGTCTATAAAAAGTACCTGTTCACGGCGGACGGCAAGTACCTGCTCGGAGGCATGATGATTGGCGACACCAAGGACTACGTCAGGGTAGTCCCCATGGTCAAGAACATgaaggagctcgagacgccgccgagccagcTCATCCTGGGTGCGCagggggagggcgacgatggcggggacgacctcgacgacgacacgcaaATCTGCTCGTGCCACAACGTCACCAAGGGCGACGTGGTCAGCCGCGTCAAGGACGGGACGTGCAAGGACATTGCGTCCATCAAGGCGTGCACCAAGGCGGGCACGggttgcggcggctgcatgCCGTTGGTGACGACCATCTTCAACAAgaccatggcggccatgggcaACGAGGTCAAGAACCACCTGTGCGCGCACTTTAGCCACTCGCGGGCGGAGCTATACCATATCGCCATGGTCAAGcggctgacgacgatgcgcgagctgatgcgcgaggcgggcaacgatgtcgacgccggTGGCTGCGAGCTGTGCAAGCCGGCCGTGGGCAGCATCCTGGCCTCGCTCTGGAACCGTCACGTCATGGACCGGCCGACGCACGGCCTGCAGGACACCAACGACCGCTTCCTCGGCAACATCCAGCGCGACGGTAGCTACTCGGTGGTGCCGCGggtgcccggcggcgagatcaCGCCCGaccggctcgtcgtcatcggcgaggTGGCGCGCGACTTTGGCCTCTACACCAAGATCACGGGTGGGCAGCGCATCGACATGTTTGGCGCCCGCAAGCAGGACCTCCCGGCCATCTGGGCCCGTCTCATCGCCGCGGGCATGGAGTCGGGCCACGCCTACGCCAAGTCGCTGCGCACCGTCAAGAGCTGCGTCGGCTCGACCTGGTGCCGCTTCGGCATCGGCGACAGCGTCGGCATGGCGgtgcgcctcgaggagcgcTACAagagcgtgcgtgcgccgcACAAGATCAAGGGCGGCGTGAGCGGTTGCGTGCGCGAGTGTGCCGAAGCGCAGAGCAAAGAGTATGTGGTGGACGATGCCATACCCCTTTCTTTTACCCCTTTTCTAGGGTAGCGCCCATGAGTTCCCGCTGCGCCCTCCTCACTTAAGGACAATGACGGTCTGCTAACGTCACCCGTAGCTtcggcctcatcgccacAGAAAAGGGCTTCAAcatcttcgtcgccggcaacggcggcgccaagccCCGGcacgccgagctgctggccaaggacgtgccgcccgccgaggtgGTGCCCATCCTCGACCGCTACCTCATGTTCTACATCCGCACGGCCGACAAGCTGCAGCGGACGGCCCCCTGGCTCGAGAGCCTGCCCGGCGGGCTCCGGTATCTGCAGGAGGTggtgctcgaggacaagctGGGCATCTGCGcgtcgctcgaggcgcagATGCAGGAACTCGTGGGGAGCTTCTTCGACGAGTgggccgaggccatcgcgacgccgtcccTGGCGGCCAAGTTCCGCCAGTTCCACAACTCGGacgcgcgcgtcgacggcgtcgaggccgagcgcgagcgcggccagAGCCGCCCCGTCTACTGGGCCAAGGAgcccgccaccgacgacttcaagggcctgcgcgggcgctggagcCGCGTCGACTGGGAGCCCGTCATCGAGGCCTCGTactttgacggcgccgacgagttGCCCAACGGCATCTCGGCCAACATCAAGCGCAGCGACACCCAGCTCGCCGTGTGGCGCTTCAAGGGCCGCTTCTACGCCACCCAGCAGATGTGCCCGCACAAGCGCGCCTTTGTCCTCTCCGATGGCCTCCTCGGACAGAGCCCCTATGATAAGaagggcgacgagaagagccgccgagacgacgagtccgtgtcgtcgacgccattgtcatcttcatcttcttcatccgGGCCCGATacatcaccgccgacgccggcatcGCTGGCATCGACGCTAACCTCGCtatcgtcatcatcgtcgtcgtcgtcttcaacATCTCCTTCTGACACCAGCACCGCCA
This sequence is a window from Purpureocillium takamizusanense chromosome 8, complete sequence. Protein-coding genes within it:
- the ESC4 gene encoding regulator of Ty1 Transposition (EggNog:ENOG503NXVY~COG:L), with product MGDVASAGLFAECAIAFVPSSTLAPKLISDLSLILEENGATIREPRRDGSIPIERVTHVVSNTIDFPQYVESQAVMIPVVTMQWITQSVARRRLAQVRPYSPDPRMIFAEVVVTCAGLPVMDKESILGAVMALGGQESKDPSRLTTHICALTTDDPKVQAATGRGFKGKVVLPHWFDACFKLGKRIDEAPYLLPDPDILKMNPEDELDIPVNDALDGATSVNPQWTPLPENEEGQRAPCTVFQDRKVLLAKDLGINARLTKTLREIIDNGGGRVVQEVNDCDMFICQYRHGAQYVQASQSCKEVGSLSWLFYLIVHNEWRNPLHRLLHYPIPKDGIEGFKDLRITVSNYGGEARIYLENLIRACGAEFTKTMKQDNTHLITARNSSEKCKAAPEWGVAVVNHLWIEESYAKCEKRNINIAKYNHFPHRTNLGEIIGQTFLEESRLRDMYYPGGEESMSPRAKRKRKILEAAEDNAYHRGPAEGVTIGQHDQERNFDVMRDVDDKNTKSEVGSSVKTPARSRHLTSGKENDSPSVSGSRSAKAKARDLLQHIAPDIALYEKEKKRHGKSGAPWGGKRAADQAEKDKAGKTARNDEDDDEEAKRPTKRSRPSLPEVEMRIVVTGFKRWVGDRSKEDQDRRKLRDMGIQIVQQGQPCDFVAAPCVMRTVKFLCALSRGARVLSTDYIEAAIDSGEMPSSDDFLLKDPAAEKKYDMKLERSSSRAKSNKGRLLQGIPIYCTEKIRNGPDSYRSIAEVNGAIFKIYRARSGTTIKPTTAEEDGGAPPEPVYLLSGNTPEEKQVWSRFIEMAESGHMEPRIVAPDWLLDVAMAQQVRYDEKYLVENSPAK
- a CDS encoding uncharacterized protein (EggNog:ENOG503P2R4~COG:S) — translated: MCLSSIRHSVEEVIRGGGGQRQWLIAGAGRAARHLATVCCVIRSLSGRAHATSQLHFTPPPLHIAQLTHSTTHSLTHSCGFPHQARDSSTLLNLTRHAMVSTGMAASTTSPPPPRDFSGPSPPPTTSSSAALPPVVAAPSSSTTTTTSAAATTTAAPPPSSTSPSSPSPFIFPREYHFPAFFTRQTNLTTHHAQLTKWSALVLAYARHHRLFRLALSEAADSDLFRNRRIDRRLGPADIRELVDFMRKDGRAEYLYSSGSSGGSASASVAGATASGREGDVVLIYWRKPEEWAAAVEAYVEETGQKGSVLTVYELTEGEGTRGTEFHGMDSEVLLKALNVLVKRGKAQIFGQEDSLGVKFF
- the NIT6 gene encoding Nitrite reductase (NAD(P)H) (COG:S~EggNog:ENOG503NVHS); this encodes MSQTPGVKRVVVVGLGMVGIAFIEKLLKYDARTREYNVTVLGEEAHLAYNRVGLTSFFEHRKIENLYLNPAEWYTSAGKDALGYLVNTKVVAIDSTAKTVTCANGDVVSYDILVLATGSDAILPRQTPGHDARGVFVYRTIDDLISLIDFAGTRKGSVGAVVGGGLLGLEAAKAMMDLESFAQVKLIERNKWVLSRQLDEDAGAMVVQQVRDLGLDVKLSKRVHKIKVDDDNGVSGVVFEDGEEMDCSTICFAIGVRARDDLARSSGLECAERGGGIVVGDDLTTSHPDIYAIGECASWQGQTFGLIAPGVEMADVLAFNLTQAKLHSPRAFKRPDLSTKLKLLGVDVASFGDFFADRDGPKQLPPKYKRRLKDGAGAGLPPETPTVKTLTYKDPFQNVYKKYLFTADGKYLLGGMMIGDTKDYVRVVPMVKNMKELETPPSQLILGAQGEGDDGGDDLDDDTQICSCHNVTKGDVVSRVKDGTCKDIASIKACTKAGTGCGGCMPLVTTIFNKTMAAMGNEVKNHLCAHFSHSRAELYHIAMVKRLTTMRELMREAGNDVDAGGCELCKPAVGSILASLWNRHVMDRPTHGLQDTNDRFLGNIQRDGSYSVVPRVPGGEITPDRLVVIGEVARDFGLYTKITGGQRIDMFGARKQDLPAIWARLIAAGMESGHAYAKSLRTVKSCVGSTWCRFGIGDSVGMAVRLEERYKSVRAPHKIKGGVSGCVRECAEAQSKEYVVDDAIPLSFTPFLG
- the NIT6 gene encoding Nitrite reductase (NAD(P)H) (COG:S~EggNog:ENOG503NVHS) encodes the protein MMDLESFAQVKLIERNKWVLSRQLDEDAGAMVVQQVRDLGLDVKLSKRVHKIKVDDDNGVSGVVFEDGEEMDCSTICFAIGVRARDDLARSSGLECAERGGGIVVGDDLTTSHPDIYAIGECASWQGQTFGLIAPGVEMADVLAFNLTQAKLHSPRAFKRPDLSTKLKLLGVDVASFGDFFADRDGPKQLPPKYKRRLKDGAGAGLPPETPTVKTLTYKDPFQNVYKKYLFTADGKYLLGGMMIGDTKDYVRVVPMVKNMKELETPPSQLILGAQGEGDDGGDDLDDDTQICSCHNVTKGDVVSRVKDGTCKDIASIKACTKAGTGCGGCMPLVTTIFNKTMAAMGNEVKNHLCAHFSHSRAELYHIAMVKRLTTMRELMREAGNDVDAGGCELCKPAVGSILASLWNRHVMDRPTHGLQDTNDRFLGNIQRDGSYSVVPRVPGGEITPDRLVVIGEVARDFGLYTKITGGQRIDMFGARKQDLPAIWARLIAAGMESGHAYAKSLRTVKSCVGSTWCRFGIGDSVGMAVRLEERYKSVRAPHKIKGGVSGCVRECAEAQSKDFGLIATEKGFNIFVAGNGGAKPRHAELLAKDVPPAEVVPILDRYLMFYIRTADKLQRTAPWLESLPGGLRYLQEVVLEDKLGICASLEAQMQELVGSFFDEWAEAIATPSLAAKFRQFHNSDARVDGVEAERERGQSRPVYWAKEPATDDFKGLRGRWSRVDWEPVIEASYFDGADELPNGISANIKRSDTQLAVWRFKGRFYATQQMCPHKRAFVLSDGLLGQSPYDKKGDEKSRRDDESVSSTPLSSSSSSSGPDTSPPTPASLASTLTSLSSSSSSSSSTSPSDTSTATTMASQSQTSPWISCPHHKRNFDLGNGSCSTDTSLSIATFDAEARPDGMLYLRLPPTDELDAALGTSRWMVRKGESGDGPFTELDRRTAAAAAALGKRGRKPNAVKAGLGGAGTKMVKPVQLMMAGGGCGSAPEW